Within the Bacteroidia bacterium genome, the region AACTTAACATTCACCATGCGGCGAGTCAGATAATTTGGAATGGCATACTGCCGGTCAGTAATATCCTTAATCCACAAGTACGATACCGTATTGTTTGTAGCGAAAAGATTAAATACCTCAACAGCCAACCACATGGAAGAAAAGTGCCGGAAGAACTGCCGTTTAAAAAACAAGGAGCTATCGCTCACGAGTTCATAGGAAAATCCGATGTCGGCTCTCCGGTAAAAGGGGTAACGAAGCGTGTCTTTGTACCGCTCAAAACTGGGAGGCCCGAAGGGCAATCCGGAACCAAACTGAAGACTGAGGTGCATTTTACACCTGGGAAAACGCGGCAGGTAGTCCTGAAAGAATAATCCGAAGGTAACGAGCTGATCCGTAGGGCGAGGGATAAAGCCCGGTTCAAACCTCACCGAATCGGTAATGGAATCGTTGGCCGTATAGCCGAAGATGATCTGCTCACCCTGGCTATTGTAATACTTGTAGAAAAAGTCCTCCTTCACATCCTCCCGGATGGTCATTACAGAGAGCGTGAACCAGGACTCAATGCCTTTGACGAACTCTCCGTTTACTTTCATATCAATTCCGGTAGCAAAACCACTTGCCATGTTTTTAGCATAATAACGGATCCGGACGTTATCCACCTCGTAGGGAACCAGATTCTCCAGCTTTTTAAAGTAAATTTCCGTTACCCATTTGAAGGGGCGCCGCCACATTTTAAAATTTCTGTCTAACCCTGCCAGAAAATGAATGGAAGTCTGCGCTTTCACATCTTTGTTAATCATCCCATACATATCCCTGAGTTCCCGGTAGAACGGCGGCTGATGATAATAACCCGCTGCAGCCCGAAAAAGATAATCCTGCTTCCAGTTCGGCTCCCATGAAACAGAGAGGCGCGGTGAAAGTAAAAACTGTCCGTTTACACTCCAGTAACTTGCACGGACTCCGGCAGTAATTGAGATTTCCGAAGTATCGGCCAGGCGACGTGATCGGGTATACTGCCCGTAAGCATTCGTCCGGAAACTTTCCAGATCGATGGATGTTTTTACCACTTCCTGCAATTCAACTGTTCCCGGATCTCCCTGAGGAATACTGTAGCCCGCTGAATCTGTCATTTTCCACTCACTGAGCTGATCATGTATAAATTCCTGCTGATACTTTACACCCCAGTCCCACCTGCTTTCAGTACCCTTGAACGGATCAAACTCGAAGATTTTCGTTCCGCGATGCTCACCCGAGTACACCGATGCATTAAGGTAATTCCGTGCATGATGAAGGAGTCCGCCTATTCCCAGATTGTACGCAACATCTCCGAAATCATCTTTTCCAAAATCATTTTCCAACGCATCGATACGGTACTGGCCCAACAGGTCAAATGTTTCCATCTCACTGGTGTGAAAGCCGGAAAATATATACCTCATTTTAAGATTCCGGTTGTGTGGTTTGTGAATAAAAGAGACGGCTCCCATAAAAGAACGAAAAGCATCCACTTCCTGCCCGTCCCAGAAGACGGTAAGTCGGAAAGCCTGGTTCACCGTTCCAAAATCCGATTGGCGGCTTTCGGGAATAACATGA harbors:
- a CDS encoding TonB-dependent receptor plug domain-containing protein, coding for MSPRTALLTILLLVFSVTVFAQTAVLKGRITNPEGLPFHDLIITAKGFPKVKTRTNVNGEFYLTLPADTTLRLIFSHVTITPEERVIRLKPGSVETVNLVLVDVIMSDEVVIEDQNNRKKFVKQIPVNVLPVQVGPSGDINAVLRAELGVSMTNELSSGYSVRGGNYDENLVYVNDIEVYRPFLVRSGQQEGLSFANPDLVSNILFSAGGFEAKYGDKMSSVMDITYKKPTSFAGSFSGSALGGSLHLEGSSESRLFSWLLGARQKSSQYILGALDTEGEFKPSFYDVQTYLTRAVTDEFEIHFLGNISSNRYHVIPESRQSDFGTVNQAFRLTVFWDGQEVDAFRSFMGAVSFIHKPHNRNLKMRYIFSGFHTSEMETFDLLGQYRIDALENDFGKDDFGDVAYNLGIGGLLHHARNYLNASVYSGEHRGTKIFEFDPFKGTESRWDWGVKYQQEFIHDQLSEWKMTDSAGYSIPQGDPGTVELQEVVKTSIDLESFRTNAYGQYTRSRRLADTSEISITAGVRASYWSVNGQFLLSPRLSVSWEPNWKQDYLFRAAAGYYHQPPFYRELRDMYGMINKDVKAQTSIHFLAGLDRNFKMWRRPFKWVTEIYFKKLENLVPYEVDNVRIRYYAKNMASGFATGIDMKVNGEFVKGIESWFTLSVMTIREDVKEDFFYKYYNSQGEQIIFGYTANDSITDSVRFEPGFIPRPTDQLVTFGLFFQDYLPRFPRCKMHLSLQFGSGLPFGPPSFERYKDTLRYPFYRRADIGFSYELVSDSSLFFKRQFFRHFSSMWLAVEVFNLFATNNTVSYLWIKDITDRQYAIPNYLTRRMVNVKLVARFGKKKGSSSS